Proteins encoded in a region of the Acidobacteriota bacterium genome:
- a CDS encoding SMP-30/gluconolactonase/LRE family protein, protein MPRAIAPRTVDATVVRLDPAIDAIVPREPRVEKVAEGFKFVEGPIWMPVGHLLFSGPNSNVIYRWAPGSDLSIFRDRSGYQGADIAEYGQPGSNGLTLDREGRLTICEHGNHRISRLEKDGRLTLLADSYQGKRLNSPNDLVYKSDGALYFTDPPFGLPKFFDDRRKELPFSGVYRLKDGALTLLTADLTGPNGLAFSPDEKYLYVDDWDTSRKIVMRYEVRPDGGLENGRVFYDMKDAPEEEALDGLKVDQRGNLYVSGPGGVWILSEAGAHLGTIRAPELPANFAWGDADARTLYMTARGGLYRMRLNVPGIRP, encoded by the coding sequence ATGCCGCGCGCCATCGCGCCGCGCACCGTCGACGCGACCGTCGTGCGGCTCGACCCCGCGATCGATGCCATCGTGCCGCGCGAGCCGAGGGTCGAGAAGGTCGCGGAAGGCTTCAAGTTCGTCGAAGGGCCGATCTGGATGCCGGTGGGGCATCTCCTCTTCAGCGGGCCGAACAGCAACGTCATCTACAGGTGGGCGCCCGGGAGCGATCTCTCGATATTCCGCGATCGGAGCGGCTACCAGGGGGCGGACATCGCCGAGTACGGCCAGCCCGGCTCGAACGGCCTCACTCTCGATCGCGAGGGTCGCCTCACGATCTGCGAGCACGGCAACCACCGGATCTCGCGCCTCGAGAAGGACGGCCGGCTGACGCTCCTCGCCGACAGCTACCAGGGGAAGCGGCTCAACAGCCCGAACGATCTCGTCTACAAGTCCGACGGCGCCCTCTACTTCACCGATCCCCCCTTCGGCCTCCCGAAGTTCTTCGACGACCGGAGGAAGGAGCTGCCTTTCAGCGGCGTGTACCGCCTGAAGGACGGTGCGCTGACGCTCCTGACCGCGGATCTCACCGGCCCCAACGGCCTCGCCTTCTCCCCCGACGAGAAGTACCTCTACGTGGACGACTGGGACACGAGCCGCAAGATCGTCATGCGCTACGAAGTCCGTCCCGACGGCGGGCTCGAGAACGGGAGGGTCTTCTACGACATGAAGGACGCCCCCGAGGAGGAAGCTCTCGACGGCCTCAAGGTGGACCAGCGGGGGAACCTGTACGTGTCCGGGCCAGGAGGCGTCTGGATCCTCTCGGAGGCGGGCGCGCACCTCGGCACGATCCGCGCGCCGGAGCTTCCCGCGAACTTCGCGTGGGGGGACGCCGACGCGCGCACGCTCTACATGACGGCGCGGGGCGGCCTCTACCGGATGCGCCTCAACGTGCCGGGGATCCGGCCGTAG
- a CDS encoding ABC transporter ATP-binding protein, with amino-acid sequence MRYGRMTALDAATAAFPEGAVGLLGPNGAGKTTLLKVLLGFLVPTTGRARVLGMNVLERPLDVRQAIGYMPEVDCHIPGLNAVELCSYAGELCGMPRVEAIQRAHEALYYANLGEARYRPVETYSTGMKQRVKLAQALVHGPRLVFLDEPTNGLDPKGRVEMLQLIRDLSRKKGVNVILSSHLLRDVEETCASVVMLAKGKVVRQGTIADLKKAALDLYEVRVKGDPDPFTKSVTACGASWKPMNDGMLEVSLANGTGSEILFKAAADSGAQIRHLSRRAPTLEDVFARAVGAE; translated from the coding sequence ATGCGCTACGGGCGCATGACGGCCCTCGACGCCGCCACGGCCGCCTTCCCCGAGGGAGCGGTCGGGCTCCTGGGCCCCAATGGCGCCGGCAAGACCACCCTCCTCAAGGTCCTTCTCGGGTTCCTCGTTCCCACGACCGGCCGCGCCCGCGTCCTCGGCATGAACGTCCTCGAACGCCCCCTCGACGTCCGGCAGGCGATCGGGTACATGCCCGAGGTCGACTGCCACATCCCGGGGCTCAACGCGGTCGAGCTGTGCTCCTACGCGGGCGAGCTCTGCGGCATGCCGCGGGTGGAGGCGATCCAGCGGGCGCACGAGGCGCTGTACTACGCGAACCTCGGCGAGGCGCGCTACCGGCCCGTCGAGACCTATTCGACGGGGATGAAGCAGCGCGTGAAGCTGGCGCAGGCCCTCGTCCACGGGCCCCGCCTCGTCTTCCTCGACGAGCCGACGAACGGCCTCGACCCCAAGGGGCGCGTCGAGATGCTCCAGCTCATCCGCGACCTCTCCAGGAAGAAGGGAGTCAACGTCATCCTCTCGAGCCACCTCCTCAGGGACGTCGAGGAGACGTGCGCGTCGGTCGTGATGCTCGCGAAGGGGAAGGTCGTCCGCCAGGGGACGATCGCCGATCTCAAGAAGGCGGCGCTCGATCTCTACGAGGTCCGCGTGAAAGGCGACCCGGACCCCTTCACGAAGTCCGTCACCGCGTGCGGCGCGTCGTGGAAGCCGATGAACGACGGGATGCTCGAGGTCTCGCTGGCGAACGGCACGGGGAGCGAGATCCTCTTCAAGGCGGCCGCGGACTCGGGGGCGCAGATAAGGCACCTGTCGCGGCGCGCTCCCACGCTCGAGGACGTCTTCGCCCGCGCGGTCGGGGCGGAATAG
- a CDS encoding PD40 domain-containing protein has protein sequence MSPSNRPRAASPSLALIAALVLSGAAFAADPPAKPDSTKPWKVDGEHGASKTISFSTDEGTWLALDVAPDGRRIVLSLLGDLYLLPIGGGDAQRITSGPAYDVQPRFSPDGKWIAFASDRGGTENLWICDLDGKSARAITTETERPVSSPAFSPDGEYLVGRKRIIDVSPLGTVELWMWHVKGGSGIQITRKEDQPEAADPVFSPDGRFIYFSARPTRYNYNRNVNDGIWQIKRFDRKLGLSSPLTGEFGGAAAPAISPDGTTMAFVRRVRAVTRIELMDLASGTTRLLADGVERDGQEGFAFHGVFPGYSWTPDGAALVLTAEGKIWKYAAASGARTAIPFDAKVEQRVADAVRFPQKIEGDVRARILRWPVESPDGKRLVFSAVGHLYAMDLPSGKPARLTASADLEYAPAFSPDGRTIAYVTWNDAEGGAVMTIPATGTPAGGRPVRLTQVKGQYANPSFSRDGKWIVYLKGSGATFRDEDPIAELWEEIRLVPATGGTSRYVIQTANRGANRRMARPAFSADGERIYYSEDEPGKPGESPKTVLVSVKLDGTDKQKPLRFTYAEDVAVSPDGRWIAWNELHNAYVAPLLQLGGSTIDVALESGALPVAKLTDEGGEWVSWVDGGKSIAWIFGPVYHRIALDKALPAPNPEEETAAVPSKDDRAKDDKAKDKPKPLPASDSFEIALTLPRARPSETVAYTGARIVTMKGDEVLESGTLVVENDRIRAVGPTGRVPIPAGTRTVDLAGRTIIPGMFDEHAHLHYSAADIIPQRPWKYLANLAYGVTSTHDPSASTHEVFSQSEMVEAGLMTGPRIFSTGYILYGADDPERAVIKSLDDARKHLRRLKSLGAFSVKSYMQPRREQRQWIIQAAREEGMMVVPEGGGDLESDMSMVLDGHTTIEHALPVTPLRKDVVTVLAQSGTSYTPTLLVAYGGFFGDRWFFQHYEIWKDRQLLNVTPQGVVDQLGRIRTVMATDEDWHHIDVAASAKKVVDAGGRVNLGGHGQLQGLGPHWEMWAFVQGGMTPLQALRVATLSPAETLGLDRDLGSIEAGKLADFVVLSKNPLERIENSASIELVVKNGTASTLADLARVR, from the coding sequence TTGAGCCCATCGAACCGCCCGCGAGCCGCCAGCCCCTCCCTGGCCCTCATCGCCGCACTCGTCCTCTCCGGCGCCGCTTTCGCGGCGGATCCCCCCGCAAAGCCCGACTCGACCAAGCCATGGAAGGTGGACGGCGAGCACGGCGCCTCGAAGACCATCTCGTTCTCGACGGACGAGGGGACCTGGCTCGCTCTCGACGTCGCGCCGGACGGCCGGCGGATCGTCCTCTCGCTGCTCGGCGACCTGTACCTCCTCCCGATCGGCGGAGGGGACGCGCAGCGCATCACTTCGGGGCCGGCCTACGACGTCCAGCCGCGCTTCAGCCCCGACGGGAAGTGGATCGCCTTCGCCTCGGACCGCGGCGGCACGGAGAACCTCTGGATCTGCGATCTCGACGGGAAGAGCGCCCGCGCGATCACCACGGAGACGGAGCGACCGGTGTCGAGCCCGGCCTTCAGCCCCGACGGCGAGTACCTCGTGGGCCGCAAACGCATCATCGACGTCTCGCCGCTCGGCACCGTCGAGCTGTGGATGTGGCACGTGAAGGGGGGGAGCGGCATCCAGATCACGAGGAAGGAGGATCAGCCCGAGGCGGCCGACCCCGTCTTCTCCCCCGACGGCCGGTTCATCTACTTCTCGGCGCGCCCCACCCGCTACAACTACAACCGCAACGTGAACGACGGCATCTGGCAGATCAAGAGGTTTGACCGCAAGCTCGGCCTCTCCTCGCCGCTGACCGGCGAGTTCGGCGGCGCCGCGGCCCCGGCGATCTCGCCGGACGGCACGACGATGGCCTTCGTGCGCCGCGTCCGCGCGGTGACGCGGATCGAGCTGATGGATCTCGCCTCCGGCACGACGCGCCTCCTCGCCGACGGCGTGGAGCGCGACGGGCAGGAGGGGTTCGCCTTCCACGGCGTCTTCCCGGGGTACTCCTGGACTCCGGACGGCGCCGCGCTCGTGCTCACCGCGGAAGGAAAGATCTGGAAGTACGCCGCCGCGAGCGGCGCGCGCACGGCGATCCCCTTCGACGCGAAGGTCGAGCAGCGGGTCGCCGACGCCGTCCGCTTCCCGCAGAAGATCGAAGGGGACGTGCGGGCGCGCATCCTCCGCTGGCCGGTGGAATCCCCGGACGGGAAGCGCCTCGTCTTCTCCGCGGTCGGACACCTCTACGCGATGGACCTGCCGTCGGGGAAGCCCGCGCGGTTGACCGCGAGCGCCGACCTCGAGTACGCCCCCGCCTTCTCCCCCGACGGGAGGACGATCGCCTACGTCACCTGGAACGACGCAGAAGGCGGAGCTGTCATGACGATCCCCGCGACGGGGACGCCCGCGGGCGGCCGGCCGGTACGGCTGACCCAGGTGAAGGGGCAGTACGCGAACCCTTCGTTCTCCCGCGACGGGAAATGGATCGTCTACCTGAAGGGAAGCGGCGCCACCTTCCGCGACGAGGACCCGATCGCCGAGCTCTGGGAGGAGATCCGCCTCGTCCCGGCCACCGGGGGGACGAGCCGGTACGTGATCCAGACCGCAAACCGCGGCGCGAACCGCAGGATGGCGCGCCCCGCCTTCTCCGCCGACGGCGAGCGGATCTACTACTCGGAGGACGAGCCCGGGAAACCTGGCGAGTCGCCGAAGACGGTCCTGGTCAGCGTCAAGCTCGACGGCACGGACAAGCAGAAGCCGCTCAGATTCACGTACGCGGAGGACGTGGCCGTCTCCCCCGACGGGCGATGGATCGCGTGGAACGAGCTGCACAACGCCTACGTCGCGCCGCTCCTGCAGCTCGGCGGCTCGACCATCGACGTCGCTCTCGAGAGCGGGGCGCTCCCGGTCGCGAAGCTGACCGACGAGGGGGGGGAGTGGGTCTCGTGGGTGGACGGCGGGAAGTCGATCGCCTGGATCTTCGGCCCCGTCTACCACCGGATCGCGCTCGACAAGGCCCTGCCGGCTCCGAACCCCGAGGAGGAGACGGCCGCCGTTCCGTCGAAAGACGACAGGGCGAAGGACGACAAGGCGAAGGACAAGCCGAAGCCGCTCCCCGCGTCGGACAGCTTCGAGATCGCGCTGACGCTTCCACGCGCGCGCCCTTCGGAAACGGTCGCCTACACCGGCGCGCGCATCGTCACGATGAAGGGGGACGAGGTCCTCGAGTCCGGAACCCTCGTCGTGGAGAACGATCGGATCCGGGCGGTCGGCCCCACGGGGCGCGTCCCGATCCCCGCCGGCACCCGGACCGTCGATCTCGCGGGGAGGACGATCATCCCCGGCATGTTCGACGAGCACGCGCACCTGCACTACTCGGCGGCGGACATCATCCCGCAGCGCCCGTGGAAGTACCTCGCGAACCTCGCCTACGGCGTCACCTCCACCCACGACCCGTCGGCGAGCACCCACGAGGTCTTCTCCCAGTCCGAGATGGTGGAGGCCGGGCTGATGACGGGCCCGCGCATCTTCTCGACGGGCTACATCCTCTACGGCGCCGACGACCCGGAGCGGGCCGTCATCAAGAGCCTCGACGACGCGCGGAAGCACCTCCGGCGCCTCAAGTCCCTCGGCGCCTTCTCGGTGAAGTCGTACATGCAGCCGCGGCGCGAGCAGCGGCAGTGGATCATCCAGGCGGCGCGCGAGGAGGGGATGATGGTCGTCCCCGAGGGGGGCGGCGACCTCGAGTCGGACATGTCGATGGTCCTCGACGGCCACACGACGATCGAGCACGCGCTCCCGGTGACACCCCTCCGGAAGGACGTCGTCACGGTCCTCGCGCAGAGCGGAACGTCGTACACGCCGACGCTCCTCGTGGCGTACGGCGGCTTCTTCGGCGATCGCTGGTTCTTCCAGCACTACGAGATCTGGAAGGATCGGCAGCTCCTCAACGTGACGCCGCAGGGTGTCGTCGATCAGCTCGGGAGGATCCGCACGGTCATGGCGACCGACGAGGACTGGCACCACATCGACGTAGCCGCCTCGGCGAAGAAGGTGGTCGACGCGGGCGGCCGCGTGAACCTCGGCGGCCACGGACAGCTGCAGGGTTTGGGGCCGCACTGGGAGATGTGGGCCTTCGTGCAGGGGGGGATGACGCCGCTGCAAGCGCTGCGCGTCGCGACCCTCTCCCCCGCCGAGACCCTCGGCCTCGACCGCGATCTCGGATCGATCGAGGCGGGCAAGCTCGCCGACTTCGTCGTCCTCTCGAAGAACCCCCTCGAGAGGATCGAGAACAGCGCGTCGATCGAGCTGGTGGTGAAGAACGGGACGGCCTCGACCCTCGCCGACCTCGCCCGCGTTCGCTGA
- a CDS encoding glycosyltransferase family 39 protein: MRAVTRARLLFGTILLATLVAGLGRLPLIDPDEGRYARTSQEMMQRGDYVVPYLDGAPRLKKPVLSYWLEIASFTLFGWNETAARLPSALAAGGILLWLYLFARRRAGERTAVAACAILATTPLFFAMARTTTTDMTLAFFVFGATVSLYAGMAEPSPAAVHVVAGGVCLGLALLTKGPVAIVFPLLGVTAALLARRRAPITVAGRAVAAAWIAVLVAAPWLTLLFHRMGFDQVLEIWRHETLERFEGGLDHPESPFYYLLTSPLTFFPWSAFVPVALVAAYRRLKRGEGLRPLLLSWAVGAFVFFSLGRGKLDSYLLPITPAVALLVALALTDEVWLSRTVRWGAWLLAAVAGALLLPLEVGHTLRDNSAALVVLSLVAGIAAAVAGALSFAGRGRLAQPALAWIAGAGLVGAALFVPESFAEGRSARALVSESRLAETSETVYAFRMNQPSLAFYLARPAIPVSSKSVLLRSVENGRAASVLIAEERRELVGALLEKGFRVASRDHGRVILRRPWRGETDATAGSPAR, translated from the coding sequence GTGCGCGCGGTGACGCGCGCGCGGCTCCTCTTCGGCACGATCCTTCTCGCGACGCTCGTCGCGGGGTTGGGACGCCTTCCGCTCATCGACCCCGACGAGGGAAGGTACGCGCGCACCTCGCAGGAGATGATGCAGCGGGGGGACTACGTCGTCCCCTACCTCGACGGGGCGCCCCGCCTCAAGAAGCCGGTTCTCTCCTACTGGCTCGAGATCGCCTCGTTCACCCTCTTCGGATGGAACGAGACCGCGGCGCGCCTCCCCTCCGCGCTCGCCGCGGGCGGAATCCTCCTCTGGCTCTACCTCTTCGCGCGGCGGCGCGCCGGCGAGCGCACGGCCGTCGCCGCCTGCGCGATCCTCGCGACCACGCCGCTCTTCTTCGCGATGGCGAGGACGACCACCACCGACATGACGCTCGCCTTCTTCGTCTTCGGCGCGACGGTGAGCCTCTACGCCGGGATGGCCGAGCCGTCGCCGGCGGCGGTCCATGTCGTCGCGGGAGGAGTCTGCCTCGGCCTCGCGCTCCTCACGAAGGGGCCCGTGGCGATCGTCTTCCCCCTCCTCGGCGTGACGGCGGCCCTCCTCGCGCGGCGCCGGGCGCCGATCACGGTCGCGGGGCGCGCCGTCGCGGCCGCGTGGATCGCCGTCCTCGTCGCGGCGCCGTGGCTCACTCTCCTCTTCCACCGGATGGGCTTCGACCAGGTCCTCGAGATCTGGCGGCACGAGACGCTCGAGAGGTTCGAGGGAGGGCTCGATCACCCGGAGTCCCCCTTCTACTACCTGCTCACGTCGCCCCTCACCTTCTTCCCGTGGTCGGCCTTCGTCCCCGTCGCCCTGGTCGCGGCGTACCGCCGGCTGAAGCGCGGCGAGGGGCTGCGGCCGCTCCTGCTGTCCTGGGCCGTCGGCGCCTTCGTCTTCTTCTCCCTCGGCCGGGGAAAGCTCGACTCGTACCTCCTCCCGATCACGCCGGCCGTGGCGCTCCTCGTCGCGCTCGCGCTGACGGACGAGGTCTGGCTCTCCCGCACGGTCCGGTGGGGAGCCTGGCTCCTCGCGGCCGTCGCGGGGGCGCTTCTCCTCCCGCTCGAGGTCGGGCACACGCTGAGGGACAACTCCGCCGCGCTGGTGGTCCTCTCGCTGGTCGCGGGGATCGCGGCCGCCGTGGCAGGCGCGCTGTCCTTCGCCGGGAGGGGGCGTCTCGCGCAGCCGGCGCTCGCATGGATCGCGGGAGCCGGGCTGGTCGGCGCCGCGCTCTTCGTTCCCGAGAGCTTCGCGGAGGGTCGGAGCGCGCGGGCGCTGGTCTCGGAGTCACGCCTCGCGGAGACCTCCGAGACGGTCTACGCCTTCCGGATGAACCAGCCGAGCCTCGCCTTCTACCTGGCGCGGCCCGCCATCCCCGTCTCGTCAAAGAGCGTCCTCCTCCGCAGCGTCGAGAACGGGAGGGCGGCGTCGGTGCTGATCGCGGAGGAGCGCCGGGAGCTCGTCGGCGCCCTCCTCGAGAAAGGCTTCCGCGTCGCGAGCCGGGACCACGGGCGAGTCATCCTGCGACGGCCGTGGCGCGGCGAGACCGACGCTACGGCCGGATCCCCGGCACGTTGA
- a CDS encoding ABC transporter ATP-binding protein: protein MSRWYGQVIGINDVNLDLGAGVTGLLGPNGAGKSTLMKLITGQLRPSRGTVTLFGETVWDNPNVMRRLGFCPEQDSFYEGLTGLEFVTGLARLSGFSRGEATTRAEKALERVDLLAAAGRKIGGYSKGMRQRVKMAQALVHDPQILILDEPLSGMDPIGRRASIRLIREMGAAGATVIVSSHILHEIEGMTRSILLVHNGRIVAEGDVHEIRDLIDEHPHRIFMETGDARKLAEALVKWKDVQGVRVDDGGVLVETIRPDAFYSRIPSLVLEQGIAVESMTSADDNLQAVFDYLVG from the coding sequence ATGTCCCGCTGGTACGGCCAGGTGATCGGCATCAACGACGTCAACCTCGATCTCGGCGCGGGGGTCACGGGGCTGCTCGGCCCGAACGGCGCCGGCAAGTCGACGCTCATGAAGCTCATCACCGGTCAGCTCCGGCCGAGCCGCGGGACCGTGACGCTCTTCGGCGAGACGGTCTGGGACAATCCGAACGTGATGCGGCGGCTCGGCTTCTGCCCCGAGCAGGACAGCTTCTACGAGGGGCTCACGGGGCTCGAGTTCGTCACAGGCCTCGCGCGGCTGAGCGGGTTCTCGCGCGGGGAGGCGACAACGCGCGCGGAGAAGGCGCTCGAGCGCGTCGACCTCCTCGCGGCGGCCGGCCGCAAGATCGGCGGCTACTCCAAGGGGATGCGGCAGCGCGTCAAGATGGCTCAGGCCCTCGTCCACGATCCGCAGATCCTCATCCTCGACGAGCCGCTCAGCGGCATGGACCCCATCGGGCGGCGCGCGAGCATCCGCCTGATCCGCGAGATGGGGGCCGCGGGGGCCACCGTCATCGTCTCGAGCCACATCCTCCACGAGATCGAGGGGATGACGCGGTCCATCCTCCTCGTCCACAATGGCCGCATCGTCGCCGAGGGGGACGTGCACGAGATCCGCGATCTCATCGACGAGCACCCGCACCGCATCTTCATGGAGACGGGCGACGCGCGGAAGCTCGCCGAGGCCCTCGTGAAGTGGAAGGACGTCCAGGGGGTGCGCGTGGACGACGGCGGCGTGCTGGTCGAGACGATCCGCCCCGACGCCTTCTACTCGAGGATCCCGTCGCTCGTCCTCGAGCAGGGGATCGCCGTCGAGTCGATGACGAGCGCGGACGACAACCTGCAGGCCGTCTTCGACTATCTGGTGGGATGA
- a CDS encoding FHA domain-containing protein, which yields MASHAGPALRAFLAALSPETKAAIGAAEIEIREFPFRVGRENRKMQWTDKGMRSERREPAAKPNNDLYLIETKEPMNVSREHFQIEREGVGFALVDRKSTCGTLVEGDVVGGQNRGGRVTLRDGDVVIVGASISPYVFKFRVQ from the coding sequence ATGGCATCCCACGCCGGGCCCGCTCTCCGCGCGTTCCTCGCGGCCCTCTCCCCCGAAACGAAGGCGGCGATCGGCGCCGCCGAGATCGAGATCCGCGAGTTCCCCTTCCGCGTCGGGCGCGAGAACCGGAAGATGCAGTGGACCGACAAGGGGATGAGGTCGGAGCGGCGCGAGCCGGCCGCGAAGCCGAACAACGACCTCTATCTCATCGAGACGAAAGAGCCCATGAACGTGAGCCGGGAGCACTTCCAGATCGAGCGGGAAGGCGTCGGGTTCGCCCTCGTCGACCGGAAGAGCACCTGCGGCACTCTGGTGGAAGGGGACGTCGTGGGAGGGCAGAACAGGGGGGGGCGCGTCACCCTTCGCGACGGCGACGTCGTCATCGTCGGAGCCTCGATCAGCCCCTACGTCTTCAAGTTCAGGGTCCAGTAG
- a CDS encoding ABC transporter permease, with product MMEPIKAVFALAMRVQLRTKRTLVLSLVSALPIAGTLLFVAASRLRLGEGAQTVVGAAGDVMTFFYLSFLLLAITLFYATAIIGDEIEEKTITYLFVRPVPRSTIFLGKFLAALTLSSAMILSSASISFSVLLSADSPAEAAGHVGIFLQDLAILALGTVAYSALFGFIGARFKRALLIGLAFALTWETAVTYLPGYLGHLTVMHYLQSLLPHPSGQRGVLQFFQAPTSTPVAILTLAAITAGFVALACYTVSRKQYVLEA from the coding sequence ATGATGGAACCGATCAAGGCCGTCTTCGCGCTCGCGATGCGCGTGCAGCTTCGGACGAAGCGGACGCTGGTCCTCTCGCTCGTCTCGGCTCTCCCCATCGCCGGCACCCTCCTCTTCGTCGCCGCCTCCAGGCTCAGGCTCGGGGAGGGGGCGCAGACCGTCGTCGGCGCCGCCGGCGACGTGATGACCTTCTTCTACCTCTCGTTCCTCCTTCTCGCGATCACGCTCTTCTACGCCACCGCGATCATCGGCGACGAGATCGAGGAGAAGACGATCACCTACCTCTTCGTGAGGCCCGTGCCGCGGTCGACGATCTTCCTCGGGAAGTTCCTCGCCGCGCTGACGCTCTCCTCGGCCATGATCCTCTCCTCGGCCTCCATCTCGTTCTCCGTGCTCCTCAGCGCCGATTCCCCCGCTGAGGCCGCCGGGCACGTGGGGATCTTCCTCCAGGACCTCGCCATCCTCGCCCTCGGCACGGTCGCCTACAGCGCCCTCTTTGGCTTCATCGGCGCGAGGTTCAAGCGGGCGCTCCTCATCGGCCTCGCCTTCGCGCTCACGTGGGAGACGGCGGTGACGTACCTCCCGGGCTACCTCGGCCATCTCACCGTGATGCACTACCTCCAGAGCCTCCTGCCGCATCCTTCCGGCCAGAGGGGTGTGCTCCAGTTCTTCCAGGCGCCCACGTCGACCCCGGTGGCCATCCTGACCCTGGCGGCGATCACGGCCGGCTTCGTCGCCCTCGCCTGCTACACCGTGAGCCGCAAGCAGTACGTCCTCGAGGCGTAG
- a CDS encoding heme-binding protein, with product MAALAAAFALAPAAAQTTSGKRVLTLEGAKAVVAAAEAEAKKGNAGGAIAVVDDGGNLILVERLDNTFSASANISIGKARSAANFRKETSVFEDAIKSGRTSLIANPELLPLQGGVPIVVDGQVVGAVGVAGANSAQQDTDIARAAALVIK from the coding sequence ATGGCCGCGCTCGCTGCGGCGTTCGCGCTCGCGCCCGCCGCGGCGCAGACCACCTCCGGCAAGAGAGTCCTCACGCTCGAAGGAGCGAAGGCGGTCGTCGCGGCGGCCGAGGCCGAGGCGAAGAAGGGAAACGCCGGCGGGGCAATCGCCGTCGTCGACGACGGCGGCAACCTGATCCTGGTCGAAAGGCTCGACAACACCTTCTCGGCATCCGCGAACATCTCGATCGGCAAGGCGCGTTCCGCGGCGAACTTCCGCAAGGAGACGAGCGTCTTCGAGGACGCCATCAAGAGCGGGCGCACGTCGCTCATCGCGAACCCCGAGCTCCTGCCGCTCCAGGGTGGGGTGCCGATCGTGGTGGACGGCCAGGTCGTCGGCGCCGTCGGCGTCGCCGGCGCCAACAGCGCCCAGCAGGACACCGACATCGCCCGGGCGGCGGCGCTGGTGATCAAGTGA
- a CDS encoding cupin domain-containing protein yields MTGRVPAGITAAGLALTASLFIAAVGAGTEGAGDVAYFPAADVKAAFLKGAVLAKRENYMVHASRRDAAGQAEVHVKDADIIYVLEGSSTFVTGGRVVEGKETAPDEIRGSRIDGGETRTISPGDVLIVPKGTPHWFKEIQGPVVYYVVKVR; encoded by the coding sequence GTGACCGGGAGGGTCCCCGCAGGCATCACGGCCGCGGGCCTCGCGCTGACGGCCTCGTTGTTCATCGCGGCGGTCGGCGCGGGGACGGAGGGCGCGGGGGACGTCGCGTACTTTCCGGCCGCCGATGTGAAAGCGGCCTTCCTCAAGGGGGCGGTCCTCGCGAAGCGCGAGAACTACATGGTGCACGCCAGCCGCCGCGACGCGGCGGGGCAGGCCGAGGTCCACGTGAAGGACGCGGACATCATCTACGTCCTCGAGGGGTCGTCGACTTTCGTGACCGGCGGCCGCGTCGTCGAGGGGAAGGAGACGGCTCCGGACGAGATCCGCGGGTCGCGGATCGACGGCGGCGAGACGCGCACCATCTCGCCCGGGGACGTCCTGATCGTGCCGAAGGGGACGCCGCACTGGTTCAAGGAGATCCAGGGCCCCGTCGTCTACTACGTCGTCAAGGTCCGTTGA